A region of Streptomyces sp. R44 DNA encodes the following proteins:
- the alr gene encoding alanine racemase, whose protein sequence is MTETPPPPRARAEIDLGALRANVRTLRARVAPHVRIMAVVKADAYGHGAVRCARAALDAGADWLGTATPHEALALRAAGITDVPVMCWLWTPGDPWDQGIEAGLDMSVSGMWALEEVVRAAKKVGRTARIQLKADTGLGRNGCQPADWPELVGAALKAEVDGLVKVTGLWSHFACADEPHHPSIAAQLDVFRSMLDHAEQAGVRPEVRHIANSPATLTLPEAHFDLVRPGIAMYGVSPSPELGTSAELGLRPVMSLKATVALVKHVPAGHGVSYGHHYVTGDATTLGLIPLGYADGVPRHASGRGPVLVDGRVRTVAGRVAMDQFVVDLGGDTPEPGTEAVLFGPGDGGEPTAEDWAVAADTIAYEIVTRIGARVPRVYLGE, encoded by the coding sequence ATGACTGAGACACCTCCGCCCCCCAGGGCCCGCGCCGAGATCGACCTCGGCGCGCTGCGTGCGAACGTCCGCACGCTGCGCGCCCGCGTCGCCCCCCACGTCCGGATCATGGCCGTGGTCAAGGCCGACGCGTACGGACACGGCGCCGTGCGCTGCGCCCGTGCCGCCCTGGACGCGGGCGCGGACTGGCTCGGCACGGCCACTCCGCACGAGGCGCTCGCCCTGCGCGCCGCGGGCATCACGGACGTTCCCGTCATGTGCTGGCTCTGGACCCCGGGCGACCCCTGGGACCAGGGCATCGAGGCCGGGCTCGACATGTCCGTGAGCGGGATGTGGGCCCTGGAGGAGGTCGTCCGGGCAGCGAAGAAGGTCGGCAGGACCGCCCGGATCCAGCTCAAGGCCGACACCGGGCTCGGGCGCAACGGCTGTCAGCCCGCCGACTGGCCCGAGCTGGTCGGCGCCGCCCTGAAGGCCGAGGTCGACGGGCTCGTGAAGGTGACCGGCCTCTGGTCGCACTTCGCCTGCGCCGACGAGCCGCACCACCCGTCGATCGCCGCCCAGCTCGACGTCTTCCGCTCGATGCTGGACCACGCCGAGCAGGCGGGCGTACGCCCCGAGGTCCGGCACATCGCGAACTCGCCGGCCACCCTCACGCTGCCCGAGGCGCACTTCGACCTGGTCCGGCCCGGCATCGCGATGTACGGCGTCTCGCCGAGCCCCGAGCTGGGTACGTCCGCCGAGCTCGGTCTGCGGCCCGTCATGTCGCTCAAGGCGACCGTCGCGCTGGTGAAGCACGTCCCCGCCGGGCACGGGGTGAGTTACGGGCATCACTACGTGACCGGTGACGCGACCACCCTGGGGCTCATTCCGTTGGGGTACGCCGACGGGGTTCCCCGGCACGCCTCCGGGCGCGGGCCCGTCCTCGTCGACGGCCGGGTCCGCACCGTCGCCGGGCGCGTCGCCATGGACCAGTTCGTGGTCGACCTCGGCGGGGACACCCCCGAGCCCGGCACCGAGGCGGTGCTCTTCGGCCCCGGCGACGGGGGCGAGCCGACGGCCGAGGACTGGGCGGTGGCCGCCGACACCATCGCGTACGAGATCGTCACCCGGATCGGGGCGCGTGTCCCGCGGGTCTACCTGGGGGAGTAG
- the tsaE gene encoding tRNA (adenosine(37)-N6)-threonylcarbamoyltransferase complex ATPase subunit type 1 TsaE: MEAAHPPVSGATLSVDSPQRMQELGRRLAKILRPGDLVMLTGELGAGKTTLTRGLGEGLGVRGAVTSPTFVIARVHPSLVGGPALVHVDAYRLGGGLDEMEDLDLDVSLPESVVVVEWGDGKVEDLTDDRLHLLIHRVTGDTDDDRRTVVLRGIGERWADEDLDLF, encoded by the coding sequence ATGGAAGCAGCGCACCCGCCCGTCTCCGGCGCCACCCTCTCCGTCGACTCCCCGCAGCGGATGCAGGAGCTCGGCCGCCGGCTCGCGAAGATCCTCCGGCCCGGCGACCTCGTCATGCTCACCGGTGAGCTCGGCGCCGGGAAGACCACCCTGACCCGCGGCCTCGGCGAGGGCCTCGGCGTGCGGGGGGCCGTCACCTCGCCGACCTTCGTCATCGCCCGCGTCCACCCGTCCCTCGTCGGTGGTCCGGCCCTGGTCCACGTCGACGCGTACCGGCTGGGCGGCGGTCTCGACGAGATGGAGGACCTCGACCTGGACGTCTCGCTGCCCGAGTCCGTGGTCGTCGTCGAGTGGGGCGACGGCAAGGTCGAGGACCTGACCGACGACCGGCTGCACCTGCTCATCCACCGGGTGACCGGCGACACCGACGACGACCGGCGCACGGTCGTGCTGCGCGGGATCGGCGAGCGCTGGGCCGACGAGGACCTCGATCTGTTCTGA
- a CDS encoding alpha/beta fold hydrolase, giving the protein MAESSGSSWRRAGFAGAAIGVLAAGAAAGVAVERLTVGRSVRQKARLALDATGPYGGLRGTPGRALADDGTVLHYEVDEVEADAPPARRRRLFGRREPAPVTVVFSHGYCLNQDSWHFQRAALRGLVRTVHWDQRSHGRSGHGASQAGPDGVPVSIDRLGRDLKAVLDAAAPEGPLVLVGHSMGGMTVMALAEQYPELIRDRVVGVALVGTSAGKLGEVTYGLPLAGVNAVRRVLPGVLRALGSQAELVERGRRATADLFAGLIKKYSFASKDVDPAVARFAERMIESTPIDVVAAFYPAFAEHDKAAALAAFRELPVLALAGDNDLVTPSSHTEAIAALLPDAELVIVPDAGHLVMLEHPEAVTDRLADLLVRSGAVPAGEGFRTR; this is encoded by the coding sequence ATGGCGGAGTCGAGTGGCAGCAGCTGGCGGCGTGCAGGGTTCGCCGGCGCCGCGATAGGCGTCCTCGCCGCCGGCGCGGCCGCCGGGGTCGCCGTCGAGCGGCTCACCGTCGGCCGTTCCGTACGGCAGAAGGCACGGCTCGCCCTGGACGCCACCGGCCCGTACGGCGGTCTGCGCGGCACCCCCGGCCGGGCCCTCGCCGACGACGGGACCGTCCTTCACTACGAGGTGGACGAGGTGGAGGCGGACGCCCCGCCGGCCCGCCGCCGGAGGCTCTTCGGGCGCCGGGAGCCCGCTCCCGTCACCGTCGTCTTCAGCCACGGCTACTGCCTCAACCAGGACTCCTGGCACTTCCAGCGGGCCGCTCTGCGCGGGCTCGTCCGTACCGTCCACTGGGACCAGCGCAGCCACGGCCGCTCCGGGCACGGGGCCTCCCAGGCCGGGCCGGACGGGGTTCCGGTCTCCATCGACCGGCTCGGCCGCGACCTCAAGGCCGTCCTCGACGCCGCCGCGCCCGAAGGGCCGCTGGTCCTCGTCGGGCACTCGATGGGCGGCATGACGGTGATGGCGCTCGCCGAGCAGTACCCGGAGCTGATCCGCGACCGGGTCGTCGGCGTCGCCCTGGTCGGCACCTCGGCGGGGAAGCTCGGCGAGGTGACGTACGGGCTGCCGCTCGCCGGCGTCAACGCCGTCCGGCGGGTCCTGCCGGGCGTGCTGCGGGCCCTCGGCTCCCAGGCGGAGCTGGTCGAGCGCGGGCGCCGGGCGACCGCCGACCTGTTCGCCGGGCTGATCAAGAAGTACTCCTTCGCCTCGAAGGACGTGGACCCGGCGGTCGCCCGCTTCGCCGAGCGGATGATCGAGTCGACCCCGATCGACGTCGTCGCCGCCTTCTACCCGGCCTTCGCCGAGCACGACAAGGCCGCCGCCCTCGCCGCCTTCCGCGAGCTGCCGGTGCTGGCGCTCGCCGGGGACAACGACCTGGTCACCCCCAGCTCGCACACCGAGGCCATCGCCGCGCTCCTGCCGGACGCGGAGCTGGTCATCGTCCCGGACGCGGGCCATCTGGTGATGCTGGAGCACCCGGAGGCGGTCACCGACCGGCTCGCCGACCTGCTGGTACGGTCCGGTGCCGTCCCGGCCGGGGAGGGCTTCCGTACGCGCTAG
- a CDS encoding L,D-transpeptidase, translating to MFVLAASLALAPVAGAAPLFGEPDPLVPGVVGGGRAEYPMDTPDQVLPPLHEEEADGVPVPEPEEEVDELVEYLPRSAVGAACTAKAGVHQRRVERLLGLPVDGKQSAADCRAIRAFQVKERIKPAVGYAGPVTWARAELLAARKNLDPGRRCPVKTYAVACVDLDRQLMWVRKGKKVTYQVVNMRSGRPGYATRTGWHTVYWRHKDHWSSIYDTPMPYAQFFSGGQAFHAVYGQLATPGGSRGCVNLSYADARKLWGVLRKGDRVYIWGKRPGS from the coding sequence TTGTTCGTCCTCGCCGCCTCCCTCGCGCTGGCGCCCGTCGCCGGCGCCGCCCCGCTCTTCGGAGAACCCGACCCGCTCGTGCCCGGGGTCGTCGGGGGCGGGCGGGCCGAGTACCCGATGGACACGCCCGATCAGGTGCTGCCGCCGCTGCACGAGGAGGAGGCGGACGGCGTCCCCGTGCCCGAGCCCGAGGAGGAGGTCGACGAGCTCGTCGAGTACCTGCCCCGGAGCGCCGTCGGAGCCGCGTGCACCGCGAAGGCCGGCGTCCATCAGCGGCGGGTCGAGCGGCTCCTCGGGCTGCCCGTCGACGGGAAGCAGTCCGCCGCCGACTGCCGGGCCATCCGCGCCTTCCAGGTGAAGGAGAGGATCAAGCCGGCCGTCGGCTACGCCGGACCCGTCACCTGGGCCCGCGCCGAGCTGCTCGCCGCCCGGAAGAACCTCGACCCCGGCCGGCGCTGCCCGGTGAAGACGTACGCCGTCGCCTGCGTCGACCTCGACCGGCAGCTCATGTGGGTGCGGAAGGGGAAGAAGGTGACATATCAGGTCGTCAACATGCGGAGCGGGCGGCCCGGATACGCCACCCGTACCGGCTGGCACACCGTCTACTGGCGCCACAAGGACCACTGGTCGTCCATCTACGACACCCCCATGCCGTACGCCCAGTTCTTCAGCGGCGGCCAGGCCTTCCACGCGGTGTACGGGCAGCTCGCCACGCCCGGCGGAAGCCGTGGCTGCGTCAATCTGAGCTACGCCGACGCGCGGAAACTCTGGGGCGTCCTCCGTAAGGGTGACCGGGTCTACATCTGGGGAAAGCGGCCCGGCAGCTGA
- a CDS encoding NAD(P)H-hydrate dehydratase translates to MRSAYRVETVRAAEAELMARLPDGALMQRAAAGLAAACCSLLGKGRVYGARVVLLVGSGDNGGDALYAGARLARRGAGVTAVLLGERAHDGGLAALRAAGGRVADEPFEPLARADLVLDGITGIGGRGGLRPDAVPVARAARGSDAVVVAVDLPSGVDADTGEVHGEALPADATITFGAYKPGLLVDPAREYAGALRLVDIGLGPLLPGVPDLEALQHGDLAWLLPAPGAESDKYRRGVVGIVAGSTRYPGAAVLAVAGALRGGAGAVRYVGSAGDTVLAAHPETLVHSGRPEKAGRVQAWVVGPGLGEGPGAGVAVGEVLDSDVPVLVDADGLRGLDPSAVRGRGAATLLTPHAGEAAALLGVAREEVEAGRLAAVRELARRFGATVLLKGSTTVVCGAGGAGPVRVNPTGTSWLATAGSGDVLSGLAGSLLAAGLPALDAASCAAYLHGLAARRAAEGGAPVTATEVADSLRGAWRDVTAA, encoded by the coding sequence ATGCGTAGTGCTTATCGCGTGGAGACCGTACGGGCCGCCGAGGCCGAGCTCATGGCGCGGCTTCCCGACGGCGCCCTCATGCAGCGTGCCGCCGCCGGGCTCGCCGCCGCCTGTTGTTCGCTGCTCGGCAAGGGCCGGGTGTACGGCGCCCGCGTCGTCCTCCTCGTCGGCAGCGGCGACAACGGCGGCGACGCCCTCTACGCCGGCGCCCGGCTCGCCCGGCGCGGCGCCGGCGTCACGGCGGTGCTGCTCGGGGAGCGGGCGCACGACGGCGGGCTCGCGGCGCTCCGGGCCGCCGGAGGCCGCGTCGCCGACGAACCGTTCGAGCCCCTCGCCCGCGCCGACCTCGTCCTCGACGGCATCACCGGCATCGGAGGCCGCGGCGGGCTCCGCCCCGACGCCGTCCCCGTCGCCCGCGCCGCTCGCGGCTCCGACGCCGTCGTCGTCGCCGTCGACCTGCCCAGCGGCGTGGACGCCGACACCGGCGAGGTCCACGGGGAGGCGCTGCCCGCCGACGCGACGATCACCTTCGGCGCGTACAAGCCCGGTCTGCTCGTCGACCCGGCTCGTGAGTACGCCGGTGCCCTGCGGCTCGTCGACATCGGGCTCGGCCCCCTCCTCCCGGGCGTGCCCGACCTGGAGGCCCTCCAGCACGGTGACCTGGCGTGGCTGCTGCCCGCGCCGGGCGCCGAGAGCGACAAGTACCGGCGCGGTGTCGTCGGCATCGTCGCCGGTTCCACCCGCTACCCGGGCGCCGCCGTGCTCGCCGTCGCGGGCGCCCTGCGCGGCGGGGCCGGGGCCGTGCGGTACGTCGGCTCCGCCGGGGACACCGTGCTCGCCGCCCACCCCGAGACCCTCGTCCACTCCGGACGCCCCGAGAAGGCCGGCCGGGTCCAGGCCTGGGTCGTCGGGCCCGGCCTCGGCGAAGGGCCGGGCGCCGGGGTCGCGGTCGGCGAGGTCCTCGACTCCGACGTCCCCGTCCTCGTCGACGCCGACGGGCTCCGGGGCCTCGACCCCTCCGCCGTCCGCGGCCGCGGCGCCGCGACCCTGCTCACCCCGCACGCCGGCGAGGCGGCGGCGCTCCTGGGCGTCGCCCGTGAGGAGGTCGAGGCCGGGCGCCTCGCGGCCGTCCGCGAGTTGGCGCGCCGCTTCGGGGCGACCGTGCTGCTGAAGGGTTCGACGACGGTGGTGTGCGGGGCGGGTGGGGCCGGTCCCGTACGGGTCAACCCGACCGGGACCTCCTGGCTCGCCACGGCCGGCAGCGGCGACGTCCTCTCCGGCCTCGCGGGCTCGCTCCTCGCGGCCGGCCTCCCGGCCCTGGACGCGGCCTCCTGCGCGGCCTACCTCCACGGTCTCGCCGCCCGGAGGGCGGCGGAGGGCGGCGCACCGGTGACGGCGACGGAGGTGGCGGACTCCCTGCGGGGGGCGTGGCGGGACGTGACGGCGGCGTAG